GCGGCAAGGCCCCGGTGAGCGCGACAGACCCCATCGTCACCGCCAGCCAGCCAAGCACGAGGGCACCGGCAAAGGCGAATCCCGTCCGGATCCGCGCGGTGCGGAATCGCAGGCCGCGCCGGAACGCGGCCACCAATCGCCCGACATCGTGCTGGATCGCCACCAGCGCCGGCACGACCAGCAGCACCAGAAACATGCCGAAGCCCAGCCCGTAACACAGCGCGATGACGGTCGGTTTCAGGAACTGGGCATCGGCGGAACGTTCGTACAGCAGCGGCGCCAGGCCCAGCACCGTGGTCGCCGTGGTCAGGAAGACCGCACGCAGACGGTCGGCGGCGCCGTCGATGATCGACGGGATCAGCCCCCGTTCCCTGGCGTATTGGTCGATCTGGGTCACCAGCACGATGGAATCGTTGATGATGATCCCGGTCATGCCCAGCAGGCCCACCACCGTGAACATGCTCAGCGGCACGTCCCATTGCGCGTGGCCATAGATCGTGCCGACCAGGCCGAAGGGGATGATCGCCATCACCACGACGGGGCGCGTCCAGCTGGCAAAGACCCAGGCCAGCGTCAGGTAGATGCCCAGCAGGACCAGGATCAGCCCGGTGCGGGCATCGGCCAGGAATTCGTCTTCCTGTTCCGACAGCCCGGCCAGCCGGTATTCGACCTGCCGTTCGCTGGCGATGCGCGGCAGGATCTCCTGTTCCAGCGACTGCATGATTTCGGTGGCGCGGGCGGGATTGTCCTCGGAGATATCGCCGGTGACGGAAATCAGCCGGATGCCGTTTTCGCGCCGCACGGTGGAAAAGCCGGTGCGCCGTTCGACGCTGACGATGTCGGCCAGCGGCACGTATTCGCCCGCACCGGTGCGCAGGAACATCCGGTCCACGAAATCGGCGGTCAGTTCTGCGGCAGGCAGTTCGACCCGGATCTCGGCACTGCGCGGACCGTCCGGATAGGTCGCCGCCTCGATCCCGCCCAACCGGTCGCGCAGCACCCGCCCCAACCCGTCGATGTCGAACCCGAGCGCGGCGCCCTGCGGCGTCAGTTCCAGGATCAACTCTTCCTTGTCGTAGGTCAGGTTGTCCTCGATCGCCGACACCTCGGGGAACTGCACCATCGCCGCCTTGAGGTCTTCGGACGCGGCCTTGAGGGTCTCGACGCTGGCGCCGAAGAATTGCACGTCCAGCGCGTCGCCCCCGGGTCCGGCGCGCCAACCGCGGAAGCTGACGGTTTCGGCCATCGGGTGACGCACGATGCGATCCTGCAATTCGCCGACGAAGGCAAAGCTGGAATAGGGCCGCAGATCGGCTTCGATCAGCTCGATGGAAATGCCACCCAACTGGTCGGCATCCTTGGTGTCGGCCCCGGCGAGGTATCCGGCATTGCCGCCGATCTCGGCGATGACATAGGCCAGTGGGTTCAGGCCGTATCGGTCCTCGTATTCGCGCCCCAGCTCTTCGGTGGTTTCCTGCAGCAGCCGCATCTGCGCCAGCGTGTCGGCGCGCGTGGCTCCGGGCGCCATGGCGAAATTGCCGGTGACCGAGGATTGTTCGGGCGCATTGAAGAACCGCCATTGCACGTCGCCGCGGATGAACAGCGCGGCCTGGCTGGCCAGCAGCAGAACCGCCGTGGCCAGCACCGCGTAGCGCGCCGCGATGACCCCGGCGATCAGCGGACGGAACAGCGTTTCGCGCACCCAGACGAAACCGCGATCGACGATGCGCGAGGGCATGTCGTACCAGTGCCGCTGCGCCGAGGCGGCGATGGCGTGGGCCATGTGGTTGGGCAGGATC
This sequence is a window from Thalassococcus arenae. Protein-coding genes within it:
- a CDS encoding efflux RND transporter permease subunit, whose product is MVGGGALGIIGYFTRHRTLANLLLVILIAAGLLAAPNMRAQFFPDVIVDNVDVTVRWDGAGAEDVDVAIVQVLEPALLTVEGVESTSSVSREGRASIELEFEPGWDMSRAADDVQTAVDTVTNLPEDAEDPEVRRGAWRDRVTDLVITGPVGVDQLARFADEMVTRLFAEGVTRTTIRGVAAPRTVIEVPSANLIAYDVTMAEIAQAIAGEVQADPAGDVGSAGARVRTGVEKRSADQLAAIVLRSNPDGSKLTVGDVATVRVEGIDRERSYFVGDDPAISIRVDRSDRGDAIGIQRQVEDVARTMQASLPEGVTIELIRTRAEAITGRLNILLDNGLTGLALVVTLLFLFLNARTAFWVAAGIPTAMLAAIALMYAFGITINMISLFALIITLGIVVDDAIVVGEHAAHLGRHGMKPYDAAESAALRMVQPVFSATITTIIAFFGLVAIGGRFGDLIQDIPFTVIVVLAASLVECFLILPNHMAHAIAASAQRHWYDMPSRIVDRGFVWVRETLFRPLIAGVIAARYAVLATAVLLLASQAALFIRGDVQWRFFNAPEQSSVTGNFAMAPGATRADTLAQMRLLQETTEELGREYEDRYGLNPLAYVIAEIGGNAGYLAGADTKDADQLGGISIELIEADLRPYSSFAFVGELQDRIVRHPMAETVSFRGWRAGPGGDALDVQFFGASVETLKAASEDLKAAMVQFPEVSAIEDNLTYDKEELILELTPQGAALGFDIDGLGRVLRDRLGGIEAATYPDGPRSAEIRVELPAAELTADFVDRMFLRTGAGEYVPLADIVSVERRTGFSTVRRENGIRLISVTGDISEDNPARATEIMQSLEQEILPRIASERQVEYRLAGLSEQEDEFLADARTGLILVLLGIYLTLAWVFASWTRPVVVMAIIPFGLVGTIYGHAQWDVPLSMFTVVGLLGMTGIIINDSIVLVTQIDQYARERGLIPSIIDGAADRLRAVFLTTATTVLGLAPLLYERSADAQFLKPTVIALCYGLGFGMFLVLLVVPALVAIQHDVGRLVAAFRRGLRFRTARIRTGFAFAGALVLGWLAVTMGSVALTGALPPALSGLLPASDTAPMAVAFALFLAGVAAFSVAAYVFAGLALLRRRRMISRNP